In Citrus sinensis cultivar Valencia sweet orange chromosome 4, DVS_A1.0, whole genome shotgun sequence, one DNA window encodes the following:
- the LOC102613389 gene encoding LOW QUALITY PROTEIN: uncharacterized protein LOC102613389 (The sequence of the model RefSeq protein was modified relative to this genomic sequence to represent the inferred CDS: substituted 1 base at 1 genomic stop codon), whose amino-acid sequence MLVCTQFTAHKLCGARDAARLGFHLSSDIALSLKQLSRSVMILDKRRIVMELNHMLAFGSAEASFRLLWRFGLLKILIPVQASYFDLQGLQRSNMLLKLFANLDRLVTPKWPCDECIWXGVLAFHKALVDQSRDPFVVSAFGYAVHGHGNLDEAVKFGKTNSRHEQGFPENITWKKIPPSIAVKIRVINLTASVSTTSLILQHQSMMQLRKMMDDCYVSRAMIEFSEATFSDLVFIPPETLQQVYEIFECIRRGMESGFVIDQDREIDYEPLAQGCLQEVRHVFGRIVFDTVYPPNKN is encoded by the exons ATGCTTGTTTGCACTCAATTTACAGCTCACAAGTTATGTGGGGCTAGAGATGCTGCTCGATTAGGATTTCATTTATCTAGTGATATAGCTCTTTCCTTGAAACAGTTATCTCGCTCTGTGATGATTCTTGACAAG agGAGAATCGTTATGGAGCTGAATCATATGCTAGCATTCGGGTCTGCAGAAGCTTCTTTCAGATTATTATGGAGATTCGGACTTCTAAAAATACTTATACCTGTGCAA GCATCTTACTTTGATTTGCAAGGACTCCAGAGATCCAACATGCTTCTG AAGTTGTTTGCCAACCTCGATAGGCTTGTGACCCCTAAATGGCCATGTGACGAATGCATTTGGTAAG GTGTCTTGGCTTTCCATAAAGCACTGGTTGATCAATCTCGAGATCCATTTGTTGTTTCGGCATTTGGCTACGCTGTTCACGGCCATGGGAATTTAGATGAAGCTGTAAAGTTTGGAAAAACAAACTCCCGACATGAACAGGGCTTCCCAGAAAATATTACTTGGAAAAAAATACCACCTAGTATAGCGGTGAAGATTAGGGTCATCAATCTAACAGCATCAGTCAGTACTAC GTCATTGATCTTGCAACATCAGTCAATGATGCAACTACGCAAGATGATGGATGATTGTTATGTTTCCCGAGCAATGATCGAATTCTCTGAAGCAACATTCTCGGACTTG GTTTTTATCCCACCTGAGACATTGCAACAAGTTTACGAGATATTTGAATGCATTCGAAGAGGCATGGAGAGTGGATTTGTAATTGATCAAGATAGAGAAATTGACTATGAACCACTGGCTCAGGGATGCTTGCAGGAAGTACGACATGTTTTTGGAAGGATTGTCTTTGATACCGTTTACCCTccaaacaaaaactaa
- the LOC102613682 gene encoding protein LAX PANICLE 2 isoform X2 yields the protein MTMVPAAENRTKHQQQHHNHNHNLVYNYGGCGGSYSDSVVGLMSRIQQQQQQGYEYSSSDQGCLLGSDRDDVVVVSNNNNNNPIPMAEDESRTNSLSEAEAGSSSKDNQEERDEGWLQLSIGSHTKTSHGLKHHDDEVEVDPTARRGRGRGGLIELDLLPGGGSSQEASALLGTASTAFHHHAPEFRGQRPLLMNMAAAAGATTSSFSSSSLFFQQQQQGGGGSSSFSTFPHYHHQEINWAFRPIPIPQNIALASSSSSSSSSSLMPFGSYFARPFQVHTGLDVAGPSSDFRIIDPPRRPHSGIWFMLLASQNQTKEPFLPQIPKCFLRIKDGRMTVRLLIKYLVNKLKLDSESEIEITCRGQQLVPFLTLQHVRDNIWSPRDAVTLLPETSTTDHVMVLHYATRTASN from the exons ATGACCATGGTTCCTGCTGCTGAGAATCGCACGAAGCATCAACAGCAAcatcataatcataatcataatctTGTTTATAATTATGGTGGTTGTGGTGGCAGTTATTCAGACAGCGTTGTTGGTCTTATGAGTCGaatacaacaacaacaacagcaagGGTATGAGTATAGTAGTAGTGATCAGGGTTGCTTATTAGGATCTGATCGAGACGACGTTGTTGTCgtttctaataataataataataatccaatTCCAATGGCTGAAGATGAATCAAGAACTAACAGTCTTAGCGAAGCCGAAGCCGGCTCAAGCTCAAAGGATAACCAAGAAGAGAGAGACGAAGGGTGGCTACAATTGAGTATAGGAAGTCACACAAAAACAAGCCACGGTCTCAAGCATCACGACGATGAGGTGGAGGTGGATCCAACGGCcagaagaggaagaggaagaggaggATTAATTGAGCTTGATCTACTACCCGGAGGCGGCAGCTCACAAGAAGCAAGTGCTTTATTAGGTACCGCTTCTACTGCTTTTCATCATCATGCTCCTGAGTTTAGAGGTCAGCGGCCGCTACTAATGAATATGGCTGCAGCAGCTGGTGCCACCACTAGTAGTTTTAGTTCATCTTCTTTATTctttcaacaacaacaacaaggcGGAGGAGGAAGTAGCAGCTTCTCAACATTTcctcattatcatcatcaagaaATTAACTGGGCATTTAGGCCTATACCTATCCCTCAAAATATTGCTTTGGcttcgtcttcttcttcttcttcttcttcttcattgatGCCATTTGGGTCCTATTTTGCACGGCCATTTCAAGTGCATACGGGACTTGACGTTGCTGGCCCAAGTTCTGATTTCAGAATCATTGATCCTCCAAGGAGACCCCATTCTGGCATTTGGTTTATGCTATTAGCTTCACAAAATCA AACGAAAGAACCGTTCTTGCCTCAAATACCAAAGTGCTTCTTAAGaatcaa AGATGGGAGGATGACAGTTCGATTGTTAATAAAGTATCTCGTTAACAAGCTGAAACTTGATAGCGAATCAGAG ATAGAGATAACATGTAGAGGGCAACAACTTGTACCTTTCTTGACGTTGCAGCATGTGAGGGATAACATATGGAGTCCAAGAGACGCTGTGACTTTACTTCCAGAAACCTCAACCACTGATCATGTTATGGTGCTGCACTATGCTACTAGGACTGCTTCAAACTGA
- the LOC107177608 gene encoding uncharacterized protein LOC107177608 has protein sequence MTMEEKLHSDDDRTLAAAMDLGSYKANAKAWSSMATLLGIDEEETVMMPSNAVNGVQVISQDHAEPAGAGCDCSRSRRFRRRVSRSCRPRYQRVAADNPLVFNPRVNRLPVQPPPPPPVREINPFLMRFLFEKQLKNSDVNAAGRIVLPKKLAETYLPPVNEKAGFWMHLEDMDFNKVWTFKFRFWPNNRGRMYIFENTRAFIKRYCLELGDYIMVYKDELEGSYLVRARKKGNYVPVHDQSNQVDNNANFPSINLEELVRCGNNYPKHACEVDTSDYAHLILTPCCESLDFAPDPPLG, from the exons ATGACGATGGAGGAGAAGCTTCACAGCGACGACGATAGAACTTTGGCAGCCGCAATGGACCTTGGTAGTTACAAGG CAAACGCAAAGGCCTGGAGCTCAATGGCTACCCTTTTGGGTATTGATGAAGAAGAGACTGTTATGATGCCGAGTAACGCCGTTAACGGCGTTCAGGTGATCAGTCAAGATCATGCGGAGCCTGCTGGTGCTGGATGTGACTGCAGCAGGAGCCGTCGATTTCGAAGGAGAGTTTCACGTTCATGTAGACCACGCTACCAGCGGGTTGCTGCTGACAATCCATTGGTCTTTAATCCACGTGTCAACCGTCTGCCTGTTCAGCCTCCACCGCCGCCACCCGTTCGT GAAATCAATCCATTCCTGATGAGGTTTCTATTTGAGAAACAGCTGAAAAACAGTGATGTGAACGCAGCTGGGCGCATAGTGTTGCCGAAG AAACTTGCTGAGACCTATCTTCCTCCCGTGAACGAAAAGGCAGGGTTCTGGATGCACCTTGAGGATatggactttaataaagtGTGGACATTCAAATTCAG GTTCTGGCCTAACAACCGTGGTAGAATGTACATCTTTGAGAATACCA GGGCGTTCATAAAGAGGTACTGCTTGGAACTTGGAGACTATATTATGGTATACAAAGATGAGTTGGAGGGATCATAC CTCGTCCGTGCTAGAAAGAAAGGTAATTATGTTCCAGTTCATGATCAGTCGAACCAAGTTGATAACAATGCAAACTTCCCTAGCATTAACCTGGAAGAACTTGTCCGTTGTGGAAATAATTACCCGAAGCATGCGTGTGAAGTGGACACATCAGATTATGCACATCTTATTCTCACTCCCTGCTGTGAATCCCTTGACTTTGCTCCCGATCCGCCGCTTGGGTGA
- the LOC102629192 gene encoding uncharacterized protein LOC102629192 isoform X2 encodes MAAELQLPDNPIIAATTATATNTTTTSTTATTTTAIIPGQTEPTGLPLAPKRQRRPSVRLGEIGDQPIYDSHVRRTKSQHHTWRLPKDTSTKSIKARSLTNLVNGGDSHDFQDAEERNHNGDNSNNNLEVTHKRVKAKRATTAKRARTNWISKIDEGADGDSREDGDETFRDREFDHDSDSLLKDQSPVHSVDNVALDFWPGQRRMGSSSVLARARASESRENENNEFDNNVGTSDGVRTWLIELGLSRYAPVFEIHEVDDEVLPMLTLEDLKDMGINAVGSRRKLYTAIQKLRSQITYLPFHSCSGQVFLFIGALARSLVQLGNWKLVTVCGGSNNNDIASVVCIFPSVVLLLLGCIPMSGSLGILLICTVSM; translated from the exons ATGGCCGCAGAGTTACAGTTGCCGGATAATCCAATAATCGCCGCCACAACAGCCACCGCTACTAACACAACAACGACATCTACGACAGCTACAACAACCACGGCGATCATTCCGGGCCAAACGGAGCCCACGGGGCTACCCCTGGCCCCAAAAAGACAGCGGCGGCCCAGCGTTCGATTAGGCGAGATCGGCGACCAACCAATTTATGATTCACACGTGCGCCGTACTAAATCCCAACACCACACGTGGCGCCTCCCTAAGGACACCTCAACTAAATCAATCAAGGCTCGGTCTTTAACCAACCTAGTCAATGGCGGCGATTCACACGATTTTCAAGACGCCGAAGAGAGAAACCATAATGGCgacaatagtaataataatctcgaAGTCACTCACAAGAGAGTGAAAGCGAAAAGAGCGACGACAGCGAAGAGAGCGAGAACGAATTGGATTTCGAAAATCGACGAAGGAGCTGACGGGGACAGCAGAGAAGACGGAGACGAAACGTTTCGTGATCGTGAATTTGATCACGATTCGGATAGTCTGTTAAAAGACCAAAGCCCGGTTCATTCGGTGGATAACGTGGCCTTAGATTTTTGGCCCGGACAGAGGAGAATGGGTTCGAGTTCAGTTCTGGCCCGGGCTAGGGCATCGGAGAGtcgagaaaatgaaaataatgagtTTGATAATAATGTGGGAACTAGTGATGGAGTGAGGACGTGGCTGATTGAATTGGGATTGAGTCGATACGCGCCCGTTTTTGAGATACATGAAGTGGATGATGAAGTTTTGCCGATGTTGACACTTGAAGATCTTAAAGATATGGGAATAAATGCTGTGGGTTCTAGAAGGAAATTGTATACTGCGATTCAGAAGCTTC GTTCGCAGATAACTTACTTACCCTTCCACAGCTGCTCTGGTCAAGTATTCCTGTTTATTGGAGCTCTTGCAAGGTCACTTGTTCAACTTGGAAACTGGAAACTCGTTACTGTTTGTGGCGGCTCCAACAATAAT GATATAGCTTCTGTTGTCTGCATTTTTCCTTCAGTTGTTCTGCTGCTATTGGGCTGCATCCCTATGTCTGGCTCACTAGGGATTTTGCTGATTTGCACTGTATCTATGTGA
- the LOC102629192 gene encoding uncharacterized protein LOC102629192 isoform X1, protein MAAELQLPDNPIIAATTATATNTTTTSTTATTTTAIIPGQTEPTGLPLAPKRQRRPSVRLGEIGDQPIYDSHVRRTKSQHHTWRLPKDTSTKSIKARSLTNLVNGGDSHDFQDAEERNHNGDNSNNNLEVTHKRVKAKRATTAKRARTNWISKIDEGADGDSREDGDETFRDREFDHDSDSLLKDQSPVHSVDNVALDFWPGQRRMGSSSVLARARASESRENENNEFDNNVGTSDGVRTWLIELGLSRYAPVFEIHEVDDEVLPMLTLEDLKDMGINAVGSRRKLYTAIQKLRSQITYLPFHSCSGQVFLFIGALARSLVQLGNWKLVTVCGGSNNNVRFLLSCVSIACHQQLKLNCKVTNYMNCFLNLRHTSFLIGM, encoded by the exons ATGGCCGCAGAGTTACAGTTGCCGGATAATCCAATAATCGCCGCCACAACAGCCACCGCTACTAACACAACAACGACATCTACGACAGCTACAACAACCACGGCGATCATTCCGGGCCAAACGGAGCCCACGGGGCTACCCCTGGCCCCAAAAAGACAGCGGCGGCCCAGCGTTCGATTAGGCGAGATCGGCGACCAACCAATTTATGATTCACACGTGCGCCGTACTAAATCCCAACACCACACGTGGCGCCTCCCTAAGGACACCTCAACTAAATCAATCAAGGCTCGGTCTTTAACCAACCTAGTCAATGGCGGCGATTCACACGATTTTCAAGACGCCGAAGAGAGAAACCATAATGGCgacaatagtaataataatctcgaAGTCACTCACAAGAGAGTGAAAGCGAAAAGAGCGACGACAGCGAAGAGAGCGAGAACGAATTGGATTTCGAAAATCGACGAAGGAGCTGACGGGGACAGCAGAGAAGACGGAGACGAAACGTTTCGTGATCGTGAATTTGATCACGATTCGGATAGTCTGTTAAAAGACCAAAGCCCGGTTCATTCGGTGGATAACGTGGCCTTAGATTTTTGGCCCGGACAGAGGAGAATGGGTTCGAGTTCAGTTCTGGCCCGGGCTAGGGCATCGGAGAGtcgagaaaatgaaaataatgagtTTGATAATAATGTGGGAACTAGTGATGGAGTGAGGACGTGGCTGATTGAATTGGGATTGAGTCGATACGCGCCCGTTTTTGAGATACATGAAGTGGATGATGAAGTTTTGCCGATGTTGACACTTGAAGATCTTAAAGATATGGGAATAAATGCTGTGGGTTCTAGAAGGAAATTGTATACTGCGATTCAGAAGCTTC GTTCGCAGATAACTTACTTACCCTTCCACAGCTGCTCTGGTCAAGTATTCCTGTTTATTGGAGCTCTTGCAAGGTCACTTGTTCAACTTGGAAACTGGAAACTCGTTACTGTTTGTGGCGGCTCCAACAATAATGTGAGATTCCTGTTGTCATGTGTATCAATTGCTTGTCATCAACAGCTTAAATTAAACTGTAAAGTGACTAACTACATGAACtgtttcttaaatttaagGCATACAAGCTTCCTTATAGGTATGTAA
- the LOC102629192 gene encoding uncharacterized protein LOC102629192 isoform X5, which translates to MAAELQLPDNPIIAATTATATNTTTTSTTATTTTAIIPGQTEPTGLPLAPKRQRRPSVRLGEIGDQPIYDSHVRRTKSQHHTWRLPKDTSTKSIKARSLTNLVNGGDSHDFQDAEERNHNGDNSNNNLEVTHKRVKAKRATTAKRARTNWISKIDEGADGDSREDGDETFRDREFDHDSDSLLKDQSPVHSVDNVALDFWPGQRRMGSSSVLARARASESRENENNEFDNNVGTSDGVRTWLIELGLSRYAPVFEIHEVDDEVLPMLTLEDLKDMGINAVGSRRKLYTAIQKLRSQ; encoded by the exons ATGGCCGCAGAGTTACAGTTGCCGGATAATCCAATAATCGCCGCCACAACAGCCACCGCTACTAACACAACAACGACATCTACGACAGCTACAACAACCACGGCGATCATTCCGGGCCAAACGGAGCCCACGGGGCTACCCCTGGCCCCAAAAAGACAGCGGCGGCCCAGCGTTCGATTAGGCGAGATCGGCGACCAACCAATTTATGATTCACACGTGCGCCGTACTAAATCCCAACACCACACGTGGCGCCTCCCTAAGGACACCTCAACTAAATCAATCAAGGCTCGGTCTTTAACCAACCTAGTCAATGGCGGCGATTCACACGATTTTCAAGACGCCGAAGAGAGAAACCATAATGGCgacaatagtaataataatctcgaAGTCACTCACAAGAGAGTGAAAGCGAAAAGAGCGACGACAGCGAAGAGAGCGAGAACGAATTGGATTTCGAAAATCGACGAAGGAGCTGACGGGGACAGCAGAGAAGACGGAGACGAAACGTTTCGTGATCGTGAATTTGATCACGATTCGGATAGTCTGTTAAAAGACCAAAGCCCGGTTCATTCGGTGGATAACGTGGCCTTAGATTTTTGGCCCGGACAGAGGAGAATGGGTTCGAGTTCAGTTCTGGCCCGGGCTAGGGCATCGGAGAGtcgagaaaatgaaaataatgagtTTGATAATAATGTGGGAACTAGTGATGGAGTGAGGACGTGGCTGATTGAATTGGGATTGAGTCGATACGCGCCCGTTTTTGAGATACATGAAGTGGATGATGAAGTTTTGCCGATGTTGACACTTGAAGATCTTAAAGATATGGGAATAAATGCTGTGGGTTCTAGAAGGAAATTGTATACTGCGATTCAGAAGCTTC GTAGTCAATAG
- the LOC107177606 gene encoding transcription factor bHLH137-like translates to MAAFSPYQEPTFVFDSFLVPTASNKMRSNAVEGTTFGTKTYFAPMLANECSQEIPLHAQIHETRGLLDHNTEVATGEHQVSQMVTSMEEKNMRNIVDIKKEKERKYNIGVLKKPRCKKQKKLAEEAASPSGYVHVRARRGQATDSHSLAERVRRAKISARMKLLQSLVPGCEKITGKALILDEIIKYVRTLQTQVEFLAAKLASVTPMFSDSGVDFTTSPLAHQEDNNGNLLRGNDHDGRIQELANADLCELVNFQSLYWRMQNLERNVQLSAFERA, encoded by the exons ATGGCAGCCTTTTCTCCTTACCAGGAACCGACCTTTGTGTTTGATTCCTTTCTTGTGCCAACCGCCTCGAACAAAATGCGTAGCAATGCTGTGGAAGGAACCACTTTTGGAACCAAAACCTATTTTGCTCCAATGCTTGCTAATGAATGTTCTCAGGAGATTCCTTTACATGCTCAAATTCATGAAACCAGGGGCCTTCTTGATCACAATACTGAGGTAGCTACTGGTGAGCATCAAGTTTCACAAATGGTTACTTCAATGGAGGAGAAGAATATGAGAAACATTGTGGATAtaaag aaagagaaagagagaaagtaCAACATAGGTGTTCTGAAAAAGCCACGTTGcaagaaacagaaaaaattgGCTGAGGAAGCTGCTTCTCCTTCTGGTTATGTTCATGTGCGAGCAAGGAGAGGGCAAGCCACGGACAGCCACAGCCTAGCTGAGAGG GTGAGAAGAGCAAAAATCAGTGCAAGGATGAAGCTATTGCAATCACTTGTACCAGGATGTGAGAAG ATAACCGGCAAGGCTCTAATACTGGatgaaataatcaaatatgtCCGGACTTTACAAACTCAAGTCGAG TTCCTTGCAGCAAAACTTGCTTCAGTAACTCCCATGTTCAGCGACTCTGGAGTGGACTTCACAACAAGCCCACTCGCCCATCAAGAG GATAATAATGGTAATTTGTTACGGGGCAATGATCACGACGGCCGGATTCAAGAACTTGCTAATGCTGACCTATGTGAGTTGGTCAATTTCCAGTCTCTCTACTGGCGAATGCAAAACCT GGAACGTAACGTCCAATTGTCAGCATTTGAGAGAgcctga
- the LOC102629192 gene encoding uncharacterized protein LOC102629192 isoform X3 has protein sequence MAAELQLPDNPIIAATTATATNTTTTSTTATTTTAIIPGQTEPTGLPLAPKRQRRPSVRLGEIGDQPIYDSHVRRTKSQHHTWRLPKDTSTKSIKARSLTNLVNGGDSHDFQDAEERNHNGDNSNNNLEVTHKRVKAKRATTAKRARTNWISKIDEGADGDSREDGDETFRDREFDHDSDSLLKDQSPVHSVDNVALDFWPGQRRMGSSSVLARARASESRENENNEFDNNVGTSDGVRTWLIELGLSRYAPVFEIHEVDDEVLPMLTLEDLKDMGINAVGSRRKLYTAIQKLRSQITYLPFHSCSGQVFLFIGALARSLVQLGNWKLVTVCGGSNNNLLGVEICKHIFRARWDRCCVLSLQQ, from the exons ATGGCCGCAGAGTTACAGTTGCCGGATAATCCAATAATCGCCGCCACAACAGCCACCGCTACTAACACAACAACGACATCTACGACAGCTACAACAACCACGGCGATCATTCCGGGCCAAACGGAGCCCACGGGGCTACCCCTGGCCCCAAAAAGACAGCGGCGGCCCAGCGTTCGATTAGGCGAGATCGGCGACCAACCAATTTATGATTCACACGTGCGCCGTACTAAATCCCAACACCACACGTGGCGCCTCCCTAAGGACACCTCAACTAAATCAATCAAGGCTCGGTCTTTAACCAACCTAGTCAATGGCGGCGATTCACACGATTTTCAAGACGCCGAAGAGAGAAACCATAATGGCgacaatagtaataataatctcgaAGTCACTCACAAGAGAGTGAAAGCGAAAAGAGCGACGACAGCGAAGAGAGCGAGAACGAATTGGATTTCGAAAATCGACGAAGGAGCTGACGGGGACAGCAGAGAAGACGGAGACGAAACGTTTCGTGATCGTGAATTTGATCACGATTCGGATAGTCTGTTAAAAGACCAAAGCCCGGTTCATTCGGTGGATAACGTGGCCTTAGATTTTTGGCCCGGACAGAGGAGAATGGGTTCGAGTTCAGTTCTGGCCCGGGCTAGGGCATCGGAGAGtcgagaaaatgaaaataatgagtTTGATAATAATGTGGGAACTAGTGATGGAGTGAGGACGTGGCTGATTGAATTGGGATTGAGTCGATACGCGCCCGTTTTTGAGATACATGAAGTGGATGATGAAGTTTTGCCGATGTTGACACTTGAAGATCTTAAAGATATGGGAATAAATGCTGTGGGTTCTAGAAGGAAATTGTATACTGCGATTCAGAAGCTTC GTTCGCAGATAACTTACTTACCCTTCCACAGCTGCTCTGGTCAAGTATTCCTGTTTATTGGAGCTCTTGCAAGGTCACTTGTTCAACTTGGAAACTGGAAACTCGTTACTGTTTGTGGCGGCTCCAACAATAAT CTTTTAGGGGTGGAGATATGTAAGCATATTTTTCGAGCTAGATGGGACAGATGCTGTGTTTTGAGTTTACAACAGTGA
- the LOC102629192 gene encoding uncharacterized protein LOC102629192 isoform X4 has product MAAELQLPDNPIIAATTATATNTTTTSTTATTTTAIIPGQTEPTGLPLAPKRQRRPSVRLGEIGDQPIYDSHVRRTKSQHHTWRLPKDTSTKSIKARSLTNLVNGGDSHDFQDAEERNHNGDNSNNNLEVTHKRVKAKRATTAKRARTNWISKIDEGADGDSREDGDETFRDREFDHDSDSLLKDQSPVHSVDNVALDFWPGQRRMGSSSVLARARASESRENENNEFDNNVGTSDGVRTWLIELGLSRYAPVFEIHEVDDEVLPMLTLEDLKDMGINAVGSRRKLYTAIQKLLNSVQGWFLSYGRHQWLVIVKFVLQVRR; this is encoded by the exons ATGGCCGCAGAGTTACAGTTGCCGGATAATCCAATAATCGCCGCCACAACAGCCACCGCTACTAACACAACAACGACATCTACGACAGCTACAACAACCACGGCGATCATTCCGGGCCAAACGGAGCCCACGGGGCTACCCCTGGCCCCAAAAAGACAGCGGCGGCCCAGCGTTCGATTAGGCGAGATCGGCGACCAACCAATTTATGATTCACACGTGCGCCGTACTAAATCCCAACACCACACGTGGCGCCTCCCTAAGGACACCTCAACTAAATCAATCAAGGCTCGGTCTTTAACCAACCTAGTCAATGGCGGCGATTCACACGATTTTCAAGACGCCGAAGAGAGAAACCATAATGGCgacaatagtaataataatctcgaAGTCACTCACAAGAGAGTGAAAGCGAAAAGAGCGACGACAGCGAAGAGAGCGAGAACGAATTGGATTTCGAAAATCGACGAAGGAGCTGACGGGGACAGCAGAGAAGACGGAGACGAAACGTTTCGTGATCGTGAATTTGATCACGATTCGGATAGTCTGTTAAAAGACCAAAGCCCGGTTCATTCGGTGGATAACGTGGCCTTAGATTTTTGGCCCGGACAGAGGAGAATGGGTTCGAGTTCAGTTCTGGCCCGGGCTAGGGCATCGGAGAGtcgagaaaatgaaaataatgagtTTGATAATAATGTGGGAACTAGTGATGGAGTGAGGACGTGGCTGATTGAATTGGGATTGAGTCGATACGCGCCCGTTTTTGAGATACATGAAGTGGATGATGAAGTTTTGCCGATGTTGACACTTGAAGATCTTAAAGATATGGGAATAAATGCTGTGGGTTCTAGAAGGAAATTGTATACTGCGATTCAGAAGCTTC TCAATAGTGTCCAAGGTTGGTTCCTCAGTTATGGTAGGCATCAATGGTTGGTAATTGTGAAATTTGTGCTTCAGGTTCGCAGATAA
- the LOC102613682 gene encoding protein LAX PANICLE 2 isoform X1 encodes MTMVPAAENRTKHQQQHHNHNHNLVYNYGGCGGSYSDSVVGLMSRIQQQQQQGYEYSSSDQGCLLGSDRDDVVVVSNNNNNNPIPMAEDESRTNSLSEAEAGSSSKDNQEERDEGWLQLSIGSHTKTSHGLKHHDDEVEVDPTARRGRGRGGLIELDLLPGGGSSQEASALLGTASTAFHHHAPEFRGQRPLLMNMAAAAGATTSSFSSSSLFFQQQQQGGGGSSSFSTFPHYHHQEINWAFRPIPIPQNIALASSSSSSSSSSLMPFGSYFARPFQVHTGLDVAGPSSDFRIIDPPRRPHSGIWFMLLASQNQTKEPFLPQIPKCFLRIKDGRMTVRLLIKYLVNKLKLDSESEQIEITCRGQQLVPFLTLQHVRDNIWSPRDAVTLLPETSTTDHVMVLHYATRTASN; translated from the exons ATGACCATGGTTCCTGCTGCTGAGAATCGCACGAAGCATCAACAGCAAcatcataatcataatcataatctTGTTTATAATTATGGTGGTTGTGGTGGCAGTTATTCAGACAGCGTTGTTGGTCTTATGAGTCGaatacaacaacaacaacagcaagGGTATGAGTATAGTAGTAGTGATCAGGGTTGCTTATTAGGATCTGATCGAGACGACGTTGTTGTCgtttctaataataataataataatccaatTCCAATGGCTGAAGATGAATCAAGAACTAACAGTCTTAGCGAAGCCGAAGCCGGCTCAAGCTCAAAGGATAACCAAGAAGAGAGAGACGAAGGGTGGCTACAATTGAGTATAGGAAGTCACACAAAAACAAGCCACGGTCTCAAGCATCACGACGATGAGGTGGAGGTGGATCCAACGGCcagaagaggaagaggaagaggaggATTAATTGAGCTTGATCTACTACCCGGAGGCGGCAGCTCACAAGAAGCAAGTGCTTTATTAGGTACCGCTTCTACTGCTTTTCATCATCATGCTCCTGAGTTTAGAGGTCAGCGGCCGCTACTAATGAATATGGCTGCAGCAGCTGGTGCCACCACTAGTAGTTTTAGTTCATCTTCTTTATTctttcaacaacaacaacaaggcGGAGGAGGAAGTAGCAGCTTCTCAACATTTcctcattatcatcatcaagaaATTAACTGGGCATTTAGGCCTATACCTATCCCTCAAAATATTGCTTTGGcttcgtcttcttcttcttcttcttcttcttcattgatGCCATTTGGGTCCTATTTTGCACGGCCATTTCAAGTGCATACGGGACTTGACGTTGCTGGCCCAAGTTCTGATTTCAGAATCATTGATCCTCCAAGGAGACCCCATTCTGGCATTTGGTTTATGCTATTAGCTTCACAAAATCA AACGAAAGAACCGTTCTTGCCTCAAATACCAAAGTGCTTCTTAAGaatcaa AGATGGGAGGATGACAGTTCGATTGTTAATAAAGTATCTCGTTAACAAGCTGAAACTTGATAGCGAATCAGAG CAGATAGAGATAACATGTAGAGGGCAACAACTTGTACCTTTCTTGACGTTGCAGCATGTGAGGGATAACATATGGAGTCCAAGAGACGCTGTGACTTTACTTCCAGAAACCTCAACCACTGATCATGTTATGGTGCTGCACTATGCTACTAGGACTGCTTCAAACTGA